A part of Gramella sp. MAR_2010_147 genomic DNA contains:
- a CDS encoding DUF2891 domain-containing protein, which translates to MKRIFLILLCLGIFSCKGDQSQDTGNNETSIDSLSTEDLIPKALKNLKPVVLNLEESNKLAELPLNCIDTEYPNKLGQTLENKEAIGEPHELHPAFYGCFDWHSSVHAHWSLVSLLKQFPDVEKKEAIRESLKNSITAENIRAEVEYFQREQSGSYERTYGWAWLLKLAEELKTWEDPLGEELAQNLQPLTDLIVQKYIEFLPKLNYPIRVGEHTNTAFGLSFAYDYAKTTEHEELMEIVKKRAQDFYLKDDDCPVSWEPGGYDFLSPCLSEIDIMRRVLPKNAFSLWINDFMPQLKNKDFQMEVGEVSDRTDGKLVHLDGLNFSRAWIFYGLANQYPEQFEHLKLLANEHVSYSFPNVVGDSYEGGHWLGTFAIYALKESGNKPKE; encoded by the coding sequence ATGAAAAGAATTTTTCTAATACTTCTCTGCCTTGGGATTTTCTCATGTAAAGGCGATCAATCTCAGGATACAGGAAATAATGAAACCTCTATCGATAGTTTAAGTACAGAAGATTTGATACCCAAAGCCCTTAAAAATTTAAAACCAGTGGTTTTAAACCTGGAAGAATCTAATAAACTGGCAGAATTGCCATTAAATTGTATTGATACTGAATACCCTAATAAGCTTGGTCAAACCCTGGAAAATAAAGAAGCGATTGGCGAACCTCATGAGTTGCATCCTGCGTTTTATGGGTGTTTTGACTGGCATTCTTCAGTTCATGCACACTGGTCACTTGTAAGCTTATTAAAGCAGTTTCCAGATGTGGAGAAAAAAGAAGCTATTCGGGAGAGTTTAAAGAATTCTATTACTGCTGAAAATATCCGGGCAGAAGTTGAATATTTTCAAAGAGAACAAAGTGGTTCTTATGAGCGTACCTATGGCTGGGCATGGTTACTAAAACTGGCAGAAGAACTAAAAACCTGGGAAGACCCTTTGGGTGAAGAGTTAGCCCAAAATTTACAGCCACTTACAGATTTGATCGTTCAAAAATATATTGAATTCCTTCCAAAATTAAATTACCCAATTAGGGTAGGAGAACATACTAATACAGCATTCGGTTTAAGTTTTGCGTATGATTATGCTAAAACTACAGAACATGAAGAACTCATGGAGATCGTTAAAAAACGAGCCCAGGATTTCTATTTAAAAGACGATGATTGTCCTGTTTCCTGGGAACCGGGAGGATATGATTTTCTTTCTCCCTGTCTTTCTGAAATAGATATTATGAGAAGAGTCCTTCCCAAAAATGCCTTCAGCCTGTGGATAAACGATTTTATGCCTCAATTAAAAAATAAGGATTTTCAAATGGAAGTAGGTGAAGTCTCAGATCGTACAGATGGCAAACTGGTACATTTGGATGGTCTTAATTTTAGTAGGGCATGGATATTTTACGGTTTGGCAAATCAATATCCTGAACAATTCGAACATCTTAAGCTTCTTGCCAATGAACATGTTTCTTATTCGTTTCCTAATGTAGTAGGAGATAGCTATGAAGGAGGCCACTGGCTGGGAACATTTGCTATTTATGCATTAAAGGAATCTGGGAATAAGCCTAAAGAGTGA
- a CDS encoding Nramp family divalent metal transporter, protein MKSFFRNLGPGILVSAAFIGPGTVTVCSLAGVNFGYSLLWALLISIVACVVLQEMSARLGLISGKGLSDCIREEMQNPVIRALTLFLIFSAIVIGNAAYEAGNITGAVLGMEAVFTTVSFEIGALSINIWSAVIGAIAFILLLLGSYKKLEKIFIALVLLMSIAFILTAFLTKPDLSEIFKGFVPGSFDAGLLTIIALVGTTVVPYNLFLHASLVSEKWNDTKHLGMVRKELIFSLLLGGLVSMAIVVCAAASNIESIEDAGDLAAGLEPLFGSSATIILAIGLLAAGITSSITAPLAAAYVVKGCLGWKGGMQSRKFKLVWMTIIIMGVIFSSLGIKPVEIIQFAQIANGLVLPVVAIFLFWIVNQRSVLGDHKNSLLQNIIGFAVIALSVFLGAKSIFNVIQNL, encoded by the coding sequence GTGAAAAGTTTTTTCAGAAATTTAGGTCCCGGTATATTAGTTTCAGCAGCTTTTATAGGTCCGGGAACGGTAACGGTATGTAGCCTGGCCGGAGTGAATTTTGGATACTCCCTGCTGTGGGCATTGTTAATTTCAATAGTTGCCTGTGTGGTGCTTCAGGAAATGTCTGCCAGATTAGGATTGATCTCCGGGAAAGGATTGAGTGATTGTATAAGGGAGGAGATGCAGAACCCGGTGATTAGAGCTCTTACTCTTTTCCTGATATTTTCGGCAATCGTCATTGGAAATGCTGCTTATGAGGCTGGTAATATTACAGGCGCTGTATTAGGAATGGAAGCCGTTTTTACTACGGTAAGCTTTGAAATTGGTGCTCTAAGTATTAATATTTGGAGCGCAGTTATAGGAGCAATTGCATTTATTTTGCTGTTGCTGGGTAGTTATAAAAAGCTTGAAAAGATATTTATAGCGCTCGTTCTTTTAATGAGTATCGCTTTTATATTAACGGCATTTCTAACCAAACCCGATCTTTCTGAAATTTTTAAGGGATTTGTTCCAGGCTCTTTTGACGCAGGCTTATTGACCATTATAGCTTTAGTGGGGACAACAGTGGTGCCTTATAACCTCTTTCTACACGCATCTCTGGTAAGTGAGAAATGGAATGATACAAAACATCTTGGGATGGTGCGCAAAGAACTTATATTTTCTCTTTTGCTGGGAGGTTTGGTTTCCATGGCGATCGTGGTTTGTGCTGCCGCTTCTAATATTGAAAGTATTGAAGATGCTGGAGATCTGGCGGCAGGATTAGAACCTTTATTTGGGAGTTCAGCAACTATTATCCTTGCTATAGGGCTGCTGGCTGCCGGGATCACCTCTTCTATTACAGCGCCACTAGCAGCTGCTTATGTGGTAAAGGGGTGTTTGGGCTGGAAAGGAGGGATGCAGTCCAGGAAGTTTAAGCTGGTTTGGATGACCATAATCATCATGGGGGTCATTTTTTCGTCTTTAGGGATAAAACCTGTTGAAATTATCCAGTTTGCACAAATTGCAAACGGACTTGTACTGCCGGTCGTTGCAATTTTCTTATTTTGGATAGTGAACCAAAGATCTGTTCTTGGAGATCACAAGAATAGTTTATTACAGAATATCATTGGTTTTGCCGTGATAGCACTCTCTGTGTTTCTAGGTGCAAAATCTATTTTTAACGTAATTCAGAATTTATAG
- the pxpA gene encoding 5-oxoprolinase subunit PxpA gives MENRIHINCDLGEGGQFDEELMPLISACNIACGGHAGNLETMHRTVRMAMENNVEIGAHPSYPDRKNFGRNHLEMSEKDLKLSIEGQVLSLKQIAESEGGKMNHIKLHGALYNDAAKDENIARMIIECLEDLDENFLLYVPLKSKISELAMGKFDLFFEAFADRNYNENHSLVSRSEKHALITEKEEVFNHVFSMYNDKKIITYSGVEIDGKADTFCVHSDTPSSVEIIDFLHKKFAEKRIGVKNT, from the coding sequence ATGGAAAATAGAATTCATATTAATTGCGATTTGGGCGAAGGCGGACAGTTTGACGAAGAGCTTATGCCACTTATCTCTGCCTGCAATATTGCTTGTGGGGGTCATGCCGGAAATCTAGAGACCATGCATAGAACTGTTCGTATGGCCATGGAAAATAATGTTGAAATTGGCGCTCATCCGTCTTATCCTGATAGAAAGAACTTTGGAAGGAATCATCTTGAAATGTCTGAAAAGGATCTTAAACTTTCTATTGAAGGACAGGTTTTGAGTCTCAAACAAATCGCTGAATCTGAAGGCGGAAAAATGAATCATATAAAGCTTCACGGTGCCCTTTATAATGATGCCGCTAAAGATGAAAATATTGCCAGAATGATTATTGAATGTCTTGAAGATCTCGATGAAAATTTCCTGCTTTATGTGCCTCTGAAATCTAAAATTTCAGAGCTGGCAATGGGAAAATTTGATCTCTTTTTTGAAGCTTTTGCAGACCGGAATTATAACGAAAATCACAGCCTGGTTTCACGCTCTGAAAAGCATGCATTAATTACGGAAAAAGAGGAAGTATTTAACCATGTTTTTTCCATGTATAACGATAAAAAAATCATCACTTATTCGGGGGTTGAAATCGATGGGAAAGCAGATACTTTTTGTGTGCATAGCGACACGCCTTCTTCGGTTGAAATAATCGATTTTCTACATAAAAAATTTGCTGAAAAAAGAATAGGAGTAAAGAATACATAA
- the pxpB gene encoding 5-oxoprolinase subunit PxpB, with protein sequence MSNYPQISPLGDRSILINFDKEISPETLEKVLFFKKKIENFKFKQKVEVINTYNSLLISCVFTIENVYSEVLRLKSLLSEANIPKKTNYKIFQIPVCYDKEFGLDLEYIAKEKELEIDEIIQWHTAPLYQVCFIGFLPGFLYLGGLDKRLHISRKKSPRRSVEKGAVGIGENQTGIYPKSSPGGWQILGKTPVDLFDKNMNPPCTFSAGDKINFSAVSKKEFLEIEKEITAGNYTLKYENYEG encoded by the coding sequence ATGTCTAATTATCCTCAAATATCACCACTAGGAGATCGCTCCATTTTGATAAATTTTGATAAAGAAATTAGCCCTGAAACACTTGAGAAAGTTCTTTTTTTTAAGAAAAAAATAGAAAATTTTAAATTTAAACAAAAGGTTGAGGTTATAAACACATACAACTCGTTATTAATTAGTTGTGTGTTTACTATAGAAAATGTCTATAGTGAAGTTTTACGGTTAAAAAGCCTTTTAAGTGAAGCTAATATACCAAAAAAAACGAACTATAAAATTTTTCAGATTCCCGTGTGTTATGATAAAGAATTTGGGCTTGATCTGGAGTATATAGCTAAAGAGAAAGAACTGGAAATTGATGAAATAATTCAATGGCATACGGCACCATTATACCAGGTTTGTTTTATAGGTTTTTTACCTGGTTTTTTATACCTGGGCGGGCTTGATAAAAGGCTGCATATTTCAAGGAAAAAATCACCGCGAAGATCGGTGGAAAAAGGCGCCGTTGGGATAGGTGAAAATCAAACTGGGATTTACCCGAAATCCAGTCCCGGGGGTTGGCAGATTTTAGGCAAAACTCCGGTAGATCTTTTTGATAAAAATATGAATCCTCCCTGTACTTTTTCTGCCGGAGATAAAATTAACTTTAGTGCCGTTTCAAAAAAGGAATTTCTCGAAATTGAAAAAGAAATTACTGCTGGAAACTACACCCTGAAATATGAAAATTATGAAGGCTGA
- a CDS encoding biotin-dependent carboxyltransferase family protein → MKIMKAEIEVLQPGLFSTIQDLGRFGFQKFGVPHSGVMDRYAMRISNLILGNPEDASVMEITMQGPQLKFYGSTSICISGADISPELNEKPLEQNSVIEINKGDVLKFKSLRAGFRCYLAIAGGFTTEILMDSQSWYEGLTACFRLKKGMKLAYISKPYTKSSTHSSLRIDSDYIISKEIEVYRGPEFEELTVERQKGLFDSKFTVEETSNRMAVQFKKNFKNDLQPIITGPVMPGTVQLTPSGKIIALMRDCQTTGGYPRILQLSEKGIQVLSQKKPGEEIRFIKKEYPSFNAK, encoded by the coding sequence ATGAAAATTATGAAGGCTGAAATTGAAGTTTTACAACCCGGTTTATTTTCTACCATTCAGGATCTGGGAAGGTTTGGATTTCAAAAATTTGGAGTTCCGCATAGCGGGGTGATGGATAGATATGCCATGAGAATTTCAAATTTGATTCTTGGAAATCCTGAAGATGCTTCGGTTATGGAAATTACCATGCAGGGGCCGCAGTTAAAATTTTATGGCTCAACTTCAATTTGTATTAGTGGTGCAGATATTTCTCCAGAACTTAATGAGAAACCATTAGAACAGAATTCAGTGATAGAGATCAACAAGGGAGATGTTTTAAAATTTAAGAGTCTTAGAGCAGGTTTTCGATGTTATTTGGCGATCGCAGGTGGTTTTACAACCGAAATCCTGATGGACAGTCAAAGCTGGTATGAAGGCTTAACAGCCTGTTTCAGATTAAAAAAAGGAATGAAACTGGCTTATATCTCAAAACCTTATACGAAAAGCAGTACCCATTCATCTCTAAGAATTGATTCAGATTATATTATATCTAAAGAAATAGAAGTTTATCGGGGACCAGAATTTGAAGAGCTAACGGTAGAACGACAGAAAGGTCTTTTTGATTCTAAATTTACCGTAGAAGAAACCAGCAATCGAATGGCGGTCCAGTTTAAAAAAAATTTTAAGAATGATCTTCAGCCTATTATTACTGGCCCGGTAATGCCGGGAACGGTTCAGCTAACTCCGTCGGGAAAGATCATTGCTTTAATGCGTGATTGCCAGACCACTGGTGGCTACCCCAGAATTTTACAATTATCGGAGAAGGGAATTCAGGTACTTTCACAAAAAAAACCGGGAGAGGAGATCAGGTTCATCAAAAAAGAATATCCTTCGTTTAATGCCAAATAA
- a CDS encoding histidine kinase — MLEKEEILLIVYFILVILFLAGFTIIFFITYQRRKNKLLKEKYQAEQDFKEELSNARLEIQETTLKNVSWELHDNIGQLLAVASMQLNLLNKKVIEDNQKGFQEAKRLVADSLAEVRSLSRSLNNEVIDYVGLENSVKNEIDRFNRLGVLEAHLVSEGEYYDVKPEDSIILFRILQEFFSNVIKYAGASQLEVKFSYCPDFLEILAVEDGKGFDMTQEKSGAGLLNMHARAKMLNTNFSLNSSIGKGTSLSLRYPTKTNKHEQNDHNR; from the coding sequence ATGCTTGAAAAAGAAGAGATATTATTGATTGTTTACTTTATCCTGGTAATATTGTTTCTGGCAGGTTTTACAATTATTTTCTTTATTACCTATCAAAGGCGCAAAAATAAATTACTTAAGGAAAAATATCAGGCAGAGCAGGATTTCAAAGAAGAACTCTCCAATGCGAGATTAGAGATACAGGAGACCACGCTAAAGAATGTGAGCTGGGAATTACATGATAATATAGGTCAGTTACTAGCCGTAGCCAGTATGCAATTAAATTTGCTGAATAAAAAGGTTATTGAGGATAATCAGAAAGGCTTTCAGGAAGCAAAAAGGCTGGTAGCAGATTCTCTGGCAGAGGTACGATCGCTATCCCGGTCTCTTAATAACGAAGTAATAGATTATGTTGGACTGGAAAATTCGGTTAAAAATGAGATAGATCGATTTAACCGGTTAGGAGTTCTTGAAGCTCACCTGGTAAGCGAAGGTGAATATTATGATGTAAAACCTGAAGATAGTATCATTCTTTTTAGAATACTGCAGGAATTTTTCTCTAACGTTATCAAGTATGCTGGCGCGTCCCAATTGGAAGTGAAGTTTAGTTATTGTCCAGATTTCCTTGAAATTCTGGCAGTAGAAGACGGGAAGGGCTTTGATATGACACAGGAAAAATCAGGGGCCGGTCTTTTAAATATGCATGCCAGGGCTAAAATGCTAAACACTAATTTTAGTCTGAATTCTTCGATTGGTAAAGGAACTTCGCTATCTTTACGATATCCAACCAAGACCAACAAACATGAACAAAACGATCATAATCGTTGA
- a CDS encoding response regulator transcription factor, giving the protein MNKTIIIVDDHKLFAQSLQILVNSFEGFEVIHLCKNGEELVMYFQAGNVSPDLILLDMRMPVMDGMQTMKWLKENHPQQKVLSLTVDQEDETIIKMLRLGCRGYLLKDIDPEEFEYALNAIDRSGYYSNKTISDAQRRGEIKLKYEELTNRELEFLNHACSELTYKAIAGEMNLSPKTVENYRESLFNKLHVKSRVGLVIFAIKEGICEV; this is encoded by the coding sequence ATGAACAAAACGATCATAATCGTTGATGATCATAAACTTTTTGCACAATCTCTTCAAATTTTAGTCAACTCTTTTGAAGGTTTCGAAGTAATTCATCTATGCAAAAATGGGGAGGAACTGGTAATGTATTTTCAGGCCGGGAATGTGTCACCAGATCTTATTTTATTGGATATGCGCATGCCGGTGATGGATGGGATGCAAACTATGAAATGGTTAAAAGAGAATCATCCTCAGCAAAAAGTTCTAAGCCTTACCGTAGACCAGGAAGATGAGACTATTATAAAAATGCTAAGATTGGGCTGCAGGGGGTATCTTCTAAAAGACATAGATCCTGAAGAGTTTGAATATGCCTTAAATGCGATAGATCGCAGCGGTTATTATTCTAACAAAACAATTTCTGATGCTCAGAGAAGAGGTGAGATAAAACTTAAATATGAAGAGCTTACCAACCGGGAATTAGAGTTTTTAAATCATGCCTGTAGCGAATTAACCTATAAAGCCATCGCGGGCGAAATGAACCTGAGTCCTAAAACAGTTGAAAACTACCGGGAAAGCCTTTTTAATAAATTGCATGTAAAAAGCAGGGTAGGTTTGGTGATCTTTGCAATAAAAGAAGGTATTTGTGAAGTTTAA
- a CDS encoding bifunctional GNAT family N-acetyltransferase/carbon-nitrogen hydrolase family protein has product MIDSAKIELRNLRVKDYEELKISMVKSYQAMPDEYWSKGEIKTLVNKFPEGQLCIVIDNRIAGCALSIIVDYDKFDDTHNYEEIIGGENFSTHTKNGNVLYGIDVFIHPEFRGMRLGRRLYEARKELCEHLNLKAIIFGGRIPNYSKYAEELTPKKYIDKVKLQEIHDPVLSFQLKNDFHVKKVIKGYLPGDHESKEFATLMEWNNIYYTKPQKLVNTTKTVVRLGLVQWQMRLFKDYDALVAQIEFFVDAVSNYQSDFILFPELFNAPLMAQFNHLSEPEAIRGLSDYTERLLETFREFAINYNINIITGSMPLPEGEHMYNVGYLCRRDGSYERYEKLHITPAEETAWGMKGGNKLETFDTDCGKIGVLICYDVEFPEVSRLLAEEGMNILFVPFMTDTQNGYSRVKICAQARAVENECYVAIAGSVGNLPKVDNMDIQYSQSAVLTPSDFAFPVNGIKAEATPNTESTLLVDVDLDLLKELHNFGSVRNMKDRRKDLYSLKKKK; this is encoded by the coding sequence GTGATAGATTCAGCAAAAATTGAACTAAGAAATTTAAGGGTAAAAGACTATGAAGAATTAAAGATCTCCATGGTGAAGAGTTACCAGGCGATGCCTGATGAATACTGGAGTAAAGGAGAGATCAAGACCCTGGTAAATAAATTTCCCGAAGGTCAGTTATGTATCGTTATAGACAACCGAATTGCCGGCTGCGCCCTTTCCATTATTGTAGATTATGATAAGTTTGATGATACGCATAATTATGAAGAAATTATAGGAGGTGAAAATTTCTCAACACATACTAAGAATGGAAATGTCCTTTATGGAATTGATGTTTTTATTCATCCAGAATTTCGCGGTATGCGGTTGGGACGAAGACTATACGAAGCCAGAAAAGAATTGTGTGAACATTTAAACTTAAAAGCGATCATTTTTGGTGGAAGAATCCCGAATTATTCCAAATATGCTGAAGAGCTTACTCCAAAAAAATATATAGATAAGGTGAAACTTCAGGAGATTCATGATCCTGTTTTATCTTTTCAGCTGAAAAATGATTTTCACGTAAAAAAAGTGATCAAAGGATATTTACCAGGAGATCATGAGAGTAAGGAGTTCGCTACTTTGATGGAATGGAACAATATCTACTATACAAAACCTCAGAAGCTCGTAAATACCACTAAAACGGTGGTAAGATTAGGCCTGGTACAATGGCAGATGCGTCTTTTTAAAGATTACGATGCCCTTGTTGCTCAAATCGAATTCTTTGTGGACGCGGTTAGTAATTACCAGAGTGATTTTATTCTTTTTCCCGAATTGTTCAATGCGCCGTTAATGGCTCAATTCAATCATTTATCTGAACCTGAAGCGATACGCGGACTTTCAGATTATACAGAAAGGCTTTTAGAAACTTTTAGGGAATTTGCGATCAACTATAATATAAATATTATTACGGGAAGTATGCCGTTGCCGGAAGGAGAGCATATGTATAACGTTGGTTATTTATGTAGAAGAGATGGTAGCTACGAACGCTATGAAAAACTTCATATTACTCCTGCTGAAGAAACTGCCTGGGGAATGAAAGGTGGGAATAAACTGGAGACCTTTGATACCGATTGTGGGAAAATTGGAGTGTTGATCTGCTATGATGTAGAGTTTCCTGAAGTTTCAAGATTACTTGCAGAAGAAGGAATGAATATACTTTTTGTTCCATTTATGACAGATACTCAGAATGGATATTCCCGGGTAAAGATCTGTGCACAGGCCAGGGCAGTGGAAAATGAATGTTATGTGGCTATTGCAGGGTCCGTAGGAAATTTGCCGAAAGTTGACAATATGGATATTCAGTATTCTCAAAGTGCGGTATTAACGCCATCAGATTTTGCCTTTCCTGTAAATGGAATTAAAGCCGAAGCGACTCCAAATACCGAAAGTACCTTATTAGTAGATGTAGATCTTGATCTTTTAAAAGAGCTTCACAACTTTGGAAGCGTGCGAAATATGAAAGACAGAAGAAAGGATCTTTATTCCCTGAAGAAGAAAAAATAG
- the ilvD gene encoding dihydroxy-acid dehydratase has translation MNNKYSSTITQSDSQPASQAMLHAIGLSKEDLKKPFVGIGSTGYEGNPCNMHLNDLAKEVKKGTQQAGLNGLIFNTIGVSDGISMGTPGMRYSLPSRDLIADSMETVVGGMSYDGLVTVVGCDKNMPGALMAMLRLNRPSVLVYGGTIASGCHNGKKLDVVSAFEAWGSKVSGEMQEEEYQQVIEKACPGAGACGGMYTANTMASSIEALGMSLPFNSSNPATGPEKTQESIKAGEAMKYLLENDLKPKDIVTARSLENAIRLLTVLGGSTNAVLHFLAIAKAADINFGLKDFTRICEETPFLADLKPSGKYLMEDIHRIGGIPAVMKYMLEKGLLHGECMTVTGKTIAENLENVKPLPDDQDVIHPVEKPIKATGHIRILYGNLASEGSVAKITGKEGLEFKGKARVFNGEFEANEGISSGKVQKGDVVVIRYEGPKGGPGMPEMLKPTSAIMGAGLGKSVALITDGRFSGGTHGFVVGHITPEAQQGGLIGLLKDGDEISINAEKNTIEAHLSEEEIKKRKEIWKAPAFKVNGGVLYKYAKTVASASEGCVTDEF, from the coding sequence ATGAACAACAAATATAGTAGTACAATAACACAAAGTGATTCTCAGCCTGCCTCACAGGCGATGCTTCACGCCATTGGATTAAGTAAGGAAGATCTTAAAAAACCTTTTGTAGGTATTGGAAGTACGGGGTACGAAGGGAATCCCTGTAATATGCATTTAAATGACCTGGCAAAAGAGGTAAAAAAGGGAACTCAGCAAGCAGGATTAAACGGGTTAATCTTCAATACGATTGGGGTTAGTGATGGTATTTCCATGGGAACACCGGGAATGCGTTATTCGCTTCCTTCCAGAGATCTTATTGCAGATTCTATGGAAACTGTAGTTGGAGGAATGTCTTATGACGGGCTGGTTACTGTAGTTGGCTGTGATAAAAATATGCCCGGAGCTCTAATGGCAATGTTAAGGTTGAACAGGCCTTCAGTTTTGGTGTATGGAGGAACAATCGCCTCAGGATGTCATAACGGTAAAAAACTGGATGTGGTTTCTGCTTTTGAAGCCTGGGGCTCAAAAGTTTCCGGAGAAATGCAGGAAGAAGAATATCAACAGGTCATTGAAAAAGCCTGTCCTGGAGCTGGAGCCTGTGGCGGAATGTATACCGCAAATACCATGGCTTCTTCTATTGAAGCACTGGGAATGAGCTTGCCTTTCAACAGTTCTAATCCTGCTACAGGACCTGAAAAAACTCAGGAAAGTATTAAGGCAGGGGAAGCGATGAAATATTTGCTCGAAAATGACTTAAAACCAAAAGATATAGTAACTGCCAGATCACTGGAAAATGCAATTCGACTTCTTACGGTGCTTGGTGGTTCCACGAATGCGGTACTTCATTTTCTTGCTATTGCAAAAGCTGCAGATATCAATTTCGGATTAAAAGATTTTACAAGAATATGCGAGGAAACGCCATTCCTGGCAGATCTTAAACCGAGTGGAAAATATTTAATGGAAGATATTCACAGAATTGGTGGAATACCGGCTGTGATGAAATATATGCTTGAAAAAGGATTACTTCATGGCGAATGTATGACGGTTACCGGAAAAACAATTGCCGAAAACCTTGAAAATGTAAAACCATTACCTGACGATCAGGATGTAATTCACCCTGTGGAGAAACCTATCAAAGCCACCGGACATATCAGAATATTATACGGAAATCTAGCTTCTGAAGGTTCCGTTGCCAAAATTACGGGAAAAGAAGGATTGGAATTTAAAGGAAAGGCGAGAGTCTTTAACGGTGAATTTGAAGCTAACGAGGGGATTTCCTCAGGAAAGGTTCAAAAAGGTGATGTCGTCGTCATTCGCTATGAGGGCCCCAAAGGTGGGCCTGGAATGCCAGAAATGCTGAAGCCTACTTCTGCAATTATGGGAGCCGGGCTGGGTAAAAGTGTAGCTCTGATCACAGATGGAAGATTTTCCGGAGGAACTCACGGTTTTGTAGTGGGTCATATTACTCCCGAAGCTCAGCAAGGCGGACTCATAGGCCTTTTAAAAGATGGTGATGAAATAAGCATTAATGCTGAAAAAAATACTATTGAAGCTCATCTGTCAGAAGAAGAAATAAAGAAAAGAAAAGAAATCTGGAAGGCGCCTGCTTTCAAGGTTAATGGAGGAGTACTCTATAAATATGCAAAAACGGTAGCATCGGCTTCAGAAGGCTGTGTTACAGACGAATTCTAA